GGTTTGCATGGTTTTGACCTTTTGTGCCCTAGAGAGGCCATGGTTTTGCTCGTGGAGGTGGGGGGTTCCTCTCTATGCCCTTTCCCTGAGTTGGGATCTCTCTGTCAAATCTTTCGATGCTGATTGTGGGCATGACTTTCATGGTTCATTTTTGGACTATCTTGTCCGTCCTTGGaggcaggcctggaatttgacaggctatATGGCCGTTTTTGCACTTTTAGACCGTATATTACAACTAATAAAATTAGTGGACCGTAAGTATCGACATGCTATTTTTTCCACAAACCGTATATATGACACATAAAATTATTAATAAGCCGTAAAAtattataataggtaatatatattgatatatattattttacaatgtttattataaatatatgaatttatttagaatattttaaaatggtatgattaagatataattatttctaattttatattatttttatatgaatttttagtatgtttttcttatataaatttagaaactttgtcaatttagtttttaatattttttaaagattgtcttaaatatcaatatagaaacttctaacaattgaaatgataagatataatcatttctaatttttttaaatattgtaataaaaaaatctaaaatggtTTCTATTTTTATAATACAAGACTTTTGggttgaatttagaaacttacaagtaaatttaaaattttttaagtgcattactaatttatcattgtttttcaaAGTTTTACTTTTTTTTATGGAATTATTTCTTTTCACCTCAATTGAATTTTATTGGAACTTCAATTCTATGAAGCttaaagaatttatattaaactattcacaaattaaaaaaaaattgacacttaacattttttaaaaaaCGTAAAATGAAAGGCATTAAAATTactaaaccgtcataaaaaattatatgacaggtaggggtggccgtcaaattccaggcctgcttGGAGGTATATTTTGGAGGCTATGACCCCATTCTTCCTATCTTTTGTGTTTACCCTATCTTTTGTGGTATTCAATTTTAGAGGCTGGTTAGGAGAtatttgccccctgtttttctttgtttattttattCGGGTGGTGTTGTCTCTATTTTTGTGAAAGGGTTTTTGTGTTTTCTCTTTTGGCTGAAAAATGTGGCCATTTTTAGTCTTGGCCTAgttttagtttttcaattttttgttagtGGTGAATATGGGGGAGTGAGATTCTTTGGCTCTTCTTTTAGCAACTTTCTCACGAACGAAATGATAATCaatctcaatgtgcttagtccgTGCATGAAAGACTGAATTAGCCGTGAGGTACGTAGCACCAAGATTGTCACACCATAGAATAGGGGGAGTAGGGGGAGAATATCCAAGTTCAGAGAGGAGGGATTGAATCCAAATTAGCTCAGCAGTGGCTATGGCAGCTCGTCTATATTCAGCTTCAGTACTAGACCTTGAGACAGTCTTTTGTTTTCGAGCACTCCATGAAATCAGATTTGGGCCAACGAAGATGCAGTAACCGCTAGTAGAACGACGGTCATCGGGGCagccagcccaatctgagtcagaaAAGGCATTAAGAGTGAGAGGGCTAGACTTGCTGAGTTGCAGTCCATAAGAGAGAGTTTCCTTTAGGTACCGCAGGATACGCTTGACAGCATTCCAATGATCATCAGTGGGCTGTTGCATAAATTGGCATACCTTATTGACAGCGAAGGCAATATCTGGTCTCGTAAGGGTGAGATACTGAAGAGCACCAACAACACTCTTGTATAGAGTTGGATCGCTGAAGGCAGAGCCGATGAATTTAGACAACTTTTCTTAGCTGCAAATAGGAGTGCGAACCGGTTTTGCACCGTCCATCTTTGTCTTCTTGAGAAGATCAAGTGTATACTTCCGTTGAGATAAGAGATGTGAAGACAGAAAATACTTTACGTATTCTACTATAttcagaacattgggtcaagaggTTTTAAATAACCATCGTTACAAAGAATAGAAACAGATGAGAATAGAATGCAGAAAATAGAAACAGCTCAAAGAGAACAGAGCGATCTGCAGAAAATGGAAACAGCTCCGGAGAATCAGGGATTTCTGTGATCAGCGCTGGATGTTTCCATATTAATAATGAGTAAAGCGTAGAATGATGGCTGATGAAGATCCCTGGGATAGATATAAATAGGTATGAAGCAGTCTCAGCtaaggaaaagaggaaagaagggAAAGTAACAGGAAAGTTGATGGGTCGGAGAACGCCTGTGTATTATAATAGTGACGGTAGATTTGGTGTTAGCAAAAAGAAACGAAGATTGCATGTGGCAGATTGGCACTTGAAGGTACAGCTAGAAGAGCGTGTTCCGCGTACAGCTGGCCAGGCTGTGAGCATTATAAAATAGTTTGTTTCTTGCAGTTTTTGAGGCTACTAAAAACTGGAGCCCTCATCGTCTCAGCACTTTCTACAAAGCTGGATCGTCAAAATATCATCTCACTTAGGCAGGTAACAATTGATAGTGGAAGCAACCATTCCATCGACGGGTCTAATGGTTTGAAACCATTTGTAAGCTAATAAAAACATCCTATAGTAAAGAAGTTAAAACATGTCCAGGAGAGAATGCAAAATGTTGATGTAATCGagattaagattttttaaattgaaGTAATTATAGTTTACTGTGAGATGTATTATGATGttaattttgaatgaaaaaaatgaTTTCAGATGTTTTTAAGGTTTAGATATTAATATAAACAGTTTCAATGTCAATTGATTGTGATCATATTCTTGAAAATTTAGTATGAGAAGTGAGAAATTTGGATCAAATATGGTTTTATAGAAGTGATAGTAGTGTATACATGACCTAGTATAGTATGGTAAAATGTTATAAAAATTGATCAATTTTGTTTTATAATTGAAGACATAAAACAAATCTAGAGATGACTACAAATTTAGGTCAAATAGTGCACTTTTTGAAGTCAATTGAACATTGATACCATATATCCATGACATCAACACAAAGTGGCATGAAATAAGATGTCTTTTTAGTGCACGATATGCACTTTTATCTACTATAATATTTGATATAATAGctgtaaattttgatcaaatttatagaataataatttatttatcggGAAAGAGAGAAATATTTACATCATAGGTGAAACATTccataacaacaacaatattattTATCCATCATAAATATTGGAGCTATGTACACTTATACCCCTATTTAAGTAGATCATGTTTATTTTAATTCTATTATTAGCTCCACCTCTAAATTAACTAGGTTTGCTATTTGTTAATCGATTGCATATATTTAATGAGTTTATAATGAAaatctattaattttatttaaatttttttaacctTATATTTTTAACATGACAAAGAATTTTCCCTTAAGGTTTCTTCCCCTTCATTAGGGTTTCAAGGTTAATGTTTCTAATTACTTACCTTGCATAcaagatttttttatatttttatgtttctcATGTATGATCATtcatttctttacttcttttagggttttttcttATCATTACCTAATCTTAGATGTTTCACACCCTATCCACCTTTTCTTTGGTTTTTTACATTAGGTTTCATatatttgattgttgaataatttatttattctttattAGTCCTAGGTCATTCTTATATCACTATTTTGATCCTTTCTAGGGCCTTTTGTTGAACACGCAATAGGATTGAGGGGGGCAAGGTGAATTGATCTGGAACTTCAACAACAACTATTAATCAAATTATTCAACAACACTTTAACCATTATCACATCAAGCATAAACACATAACACATGAAAAccaaatttacatgaaaaacccaaacagggaaaaaccacggagaatatAACTCACAATATGGATAACAATGTTTACAACGTTTTAGGCTTGAAACCAAGGAGTACCAACACCTGAAGGACTTGCATAATGAAGGTGcactaccttaggcaagatacaagaaggacttgtacaactgaagaacacttcttcaagacaaaataCAAACTGCTACCAAAGGACCCACTATCAATCAACAACGATTGAAATAGCTGaactaaaattgagaaggattctcctgatcatgaaattgttcTTGGACAATATTCTAGTGATCAATAACATGGAAAACATATGTAATAATCTTCACTGTCACAACATTATGTCTTGTAGAATATATGAAGTTCAAATCTCTTCTCAACTTgactttctcatcaccacaaactcaaatctgtTTGTAAATCATTCACATACAATtatcacacaattcacttctcatccacacTTAGTTTATCCATctacacatcttaaatatgagatgcAACATTGAAATCCGAATTAAGGCTCAACCAAAATAGAATAagaaatattacacaaaataagccacccttacctaaaatacttagattggtccattctaagagaaagagggaaccagaACATATTATAATTTAGCATTCCATGAATGATTTGACAATCCACAAATGCTCACACATACTCCAGAGGACATTAAAAATGATAATATGTAGACATAATCAATTAGTCGGCCACATAACCaattccaatgcaaaatactccatgcaaATATCCACACACCAAGGTGAGACCCAAGTAAACATCTCAAGGCATCTTCCAACACATAGCCAGAACAAAGGAACATGATGTAATAAACTACAATGTAATTAACAACATATTTAGAGGGCACCAAATGCATTCCAAACCACCCTAAATACAGGATGATaaaaccaacaccaaaagagtattCAAACCAACATCCATCCAGATAACTAAGATCCTCCTCTGTCATAATGAAAGATGATTGAAATCATGGCTATTGAAATAAAAAGAAAGGCTTCATATGCACACAATGTTTGTGAGATTGTACGTGCTAGGTATGTGAACTATTGGTGAATTATAATATTGTCAACTAACTTAAATGAACATGTAACTTGAATTGCCTATCTAATTGAAGCTTGCATTGGTAATGTATAGATGGGGATCTGCCGCAAACTTGGTCTTCCTCACATTTTGTTTTTCGACAAACATCATTCTGATAACAATGATACTACTGGGCAGATCTGCTATTGTAAATTCTTCGACTGGAGTAAATATATATGCTGCTAGCTTTCTAATCCCACTTTGTGTCATTGTTTACACACTTGCAGGAGGACTGAAGGCTAATTTCTTAGCTAGCTATATACATTCAGTTATTGGTATGCACTTCAAAATTTCAAATAGTTTGATTAAGCATTTTTAGCCATTATTTTTCATGTCTCACTTTACTCTTTTCTAAAATCCTTCTATCTCTAAGCAATTattctttttaaaagaaatttattACTTACTAATCTACAAAATGCTAGGTGGGTATTGAGtgaccaaacttgttcatttttcttcACTCCTCTTCTACAACATAAAGTGAGCTATCTTTCCCCTATCTTTCCCCTTAAAACGATATGAGGAAAAACAACAAATTCACCTTCAAGAGTAATGTGGCATTTCTTCCCACTAATATTAACACATCAATAAACCCTTAGTCCAACATCGAACATGTAAATGAATAATTGCaataaaaataatcattacaaTCAATAAATATAATTTCAATAACTTGTCTAATTTAGTATTTTAAAAACCCTGAGATCAGATTCAGATGACTAGATATGGATATATGACAAAAAAATCGAGGACTCAGTTTTATTTTTCATATCAAGTAATAATTCAAATAATTGGTTCATAAACACACCTTCCTTAATATTATTATGTAGAAAGCTTATAGACCTCTAATAATGTTGGTGTAAATTTAAAATAAGACCTATCCAAGAGagacaaaaccaaaaaataaaataaatttgttacAATAGTTGAAAACTACACAACACTTGACCATCTCAAGATATGGATCCTAGGACATTTTCATTAGTATACTTTCTAGCAATGCATCTATTGTAACACAATTTCCAAGTTTAATAAATATTAAGGTAGATGATACAATATTCATAACAATTACGATTCAATTTGCAAGAgttaaattgaagacaaaatggaACACACTTTAGTTTTAAGTGGGCCACATACAAATGCATGGCTCAGGCATACTTGTTGACTCACCTTTCAATCAACTAAAGAAATATGGGTTTCTAGCGATATATTAACCATTAGAATAATCTCCTTTGTCGACAATGTTCTTTTGGTTCTATAAGTTAAGATGCCATGTTTATAATGGAATGGAGGCCTTGCACTTGTGTAAGCTGCTTAGGTACATTACAAGATGCCCTTATTTTGAGTCATATTGCATTGAGAAAATAGAGCAAAACAATAGTgctctattttatgcattaatacAGTGTCACGTGATTTATTGATTCAAGTAGATGCCATAATCTTGTCCAGGATTTgatatattttctttaaaatgaATGAATTTTTTTCCTCAATAATATATATCCTAGGGCCTAGCCAATAGAGTACTTTCACCAGAAATTTTGTTGTGCAACTTATATTCTGTCTAGCTTCTCACCCTTGTCTCATAGACGTATATGTACTCTCAAAGAACCATACTCATTAGATTTGGACATTCTTattgttttcactttcaataaaCACCTTGATATATTTGGTTACAAGTCTCCACCAAAAGATGTGTTTGAATATCTTTACATTCCTTAACTATGAAACCTATAAAAGATTTTGGGATTTGGTTTTTTATCATTTCTTCTCAAGCTATTCTGTTTAGAAACTTTTAATTTCTAgccatatgcttttctttgaattacCACAGTGTGGTTGTTAATTATATTAAGAGTATTCTAATAAAGAAAGCCAATGCTATTgctattttttctttaaaatatataAAGACAATATTACAAGCTTGCATTCAAACAAAAACGCTTCCTTAAGAAAAAAGAAACTGCAGAGTATTAATTATTTTCCATGAAACCAATAATTCTACAATTCTACTAAAGGTAAGAAGCTCAAGAAAGTGACCACATGAATTGAATAAAAAGGATTTAGCTTTGATATTTGTAGGCCCCTTGGTTCTGACTCAAAATGACCCTTAcaatttatctttattttctaaactCAAACATTAATCTAGCTGAAATACAAAAACTTTGACTTTGAGGATTCTTTACAAAGTATGGCAGAAGGTAAGGTATTGGAATTAGCGTTGACTTCCAAATCCATCAATACCCTAGTTAGGAGAGATCTATCTTAACAACATAGACTTGATATAAACTCCTATCGGCCGTACACATTGCACCTTACCCAGGTGCAACCGCTAGTTATATTGAAGCAAATTGTGTGTATTAAGAGATTGGTCTTGTCTAGCATAATTTTTGCATCCCATTTAATTTTGCTAGTTTGATTATTGAATTATTATGTATTAATTTTGGTATTAGAGAATTTCACAGGAGGCGGTCCTCAGTCGGAAGAAATTGAAGCTCCTTAAATGCTAACAGTTGGATGTAATGTCTTtctaaaatatataattaattgggTGGGATCGCAATCGTTTAAAGTATAGCCTCTTGGGCTTGTAAATCGGTACAAAAAATGGAGGAATAAAAGAATTTATGTAGGTTGCTTCTTTGAAATCAGTTGGATGCCTGGCGAGTGCCTTCAGCAGGAAAGCCCTGTGGAAACCTTTTACTGTCCGAACAGTAATCATAAATCATGTAGTTCTTCCGCACCCATTCAAGTTTCTCCTGCTCGCTCGCCTCCAACGCCTCTGCAGCGTACCATGAATTCACAGAGCAATCAGAAGAGGCGGAGCATGACTCTGCTTTGAAATTTCCATAGGAGGCAACAAAAGGGGATTTGGTCCAGTCGATCTTCACTGCACCGCCTCTGGTTGCCCAATCATCTGCGTTCCACAGGCTTGAATATATTCTCATCGCTTGATTCTTCGGATATGCAACGCCCAAATCCTCGCTGTTCTTGAACACTCTCACCGGAGTTCCATCCACAGAAAACCAGCAGGGAATCAGAAATACACATTAAACTACAATAATGATGTTAAAACTGGAGGGCAAGGCAAAAGAGGACATTCAGTAGCTGATTTGAAGTTGCAGGGACAACATTAACTTACATAATTTGTTGGGGATTCCAGAGCAGGGAGTAAGTGTGGAAGTCTGCCGTGGGGTCGAACCAGAGGTAGAATTGCTGCTCACGGTTGCCTTTGCCTTGTGAGAAAACATTGGTGTGCATAACATAGGGATCTCTAGATAGATTTCCCAGGAAATCGAAGTCTATTTCGTCGTGTTTATCCCCTTGTGAGGACAGCTGCACCAGACCATGAACATTTTATGACACCGTACTCATAGACAATAAATACTCAATTCCCTGCTGCTGCCCACTACTGATTTGGGGACTACAATAGAAATATGTATGGAAGAGTAAGAGAGAAACTCACATAGTAAGCAGTGACAGTGCCGGCCGAGTTACCAGCCACCAACTTGATTTGCATATCGATTTTTCCAAAGAGATATTCATTCTTAGATTGGAAACCTGAGCCTGTTTTAGTACAGCAGAGGAGGGGTTCAGGAATCGGCATACTGTTAAAATCATATATATGGAGTAAGAAAAAGAGATGAATATCTTAGCAAGCAAATGAGATGATATACCTGAGGACTGATCGAGAGTGAGCTGCAAGCGTTGGCCATTGTCGAGTATCTTAGCACGATCATTTCCCCATGTGATGTCAAAGTCGTTATAAAAATTTGCAGAAACAAGGTGGGAGGAGGAGAGTACAAGGCTTACCAGGAGGAAACATGGTAACAGATCCATTGGAATATCAGGACAAGAGTAG
This genomic interval from Cryptomeria japonica unplaced genomic scaffold, Sugi_1.0 HiC_scaffold_165, whole genome shotgun sequence contains the following:
- the LOC131867210 gene encoding xyloglucan endotransglucosylase protein 1-like; translation: MDLLPCFLLVSLVLSSSHLVSANFYNDFDITWGNDRAKILDNGQRLQLTLDQSSGSGFQSKNEYLFGKIDMQIKLVAGNSAGTVTAYYLSSQGDKHDEIDFDFLGNLSRDPYVMHTNVFSQGKGNREQQFYLWFDPTADFHTYSLLWNPQQIMFSVDGTPVRVFKNSEDLGVAYPKNQAMRIYSSLWNADDWATRGGAVKIDWTKSPFVASYGNFKAESCSASSDCSVNSWYAAEALEASEQEKLEWVRKNYMIYDYCSDSKRFPQGFPAEGTRQASN